In Gossypium arboreum isolate Shixiya-1 chromosome 5, ASM2569848v2, whole genome shotgun sequence, a single genomic region encodes these proteins:
- the LOC108450869 gene encoding uncharacterized protein LOC108450869, whose product MAVCALWVIWTSRNKFIHEGKNQLGGQIAIFVQNYLNELDGLKSFIPKRRICVDRWNAPVGSRLKVNFDAAFNNHNKESCSRLVIRNSKVEVICSKIEMNSKILSVFVTEVVACLQALKLGLQLGLREVEVEGDSRKANKAIVKDRRWTEEVRKERRRRNEEAEKSVLIFD is encoded by the exons ATGGCGGTATGTGCTTTATGGGTGATATGGACATCTCGGAACAAATTTATACATGAGGGGAAAAACCAATTAggtggtcaaattgctatttttgtgcaaaattatttaaatgagctTGATGGTCTAAAAAGCTTCATACCTAAAAGAAGGATCTGTGTGGACAGATGGAATGCTCCGGTGGGATCGAGGCTGAAAGTGAACTTTGACGCAGCTTTCAACAACCACAATAAAGAGTCGTGCTCTAGATTAGTGATTCGTAACAGTAAAGTAGAGGTCATTTGCTCCAAAATAGAAATGAACTCAAAGATACTGTCCGTTTTTGTAACAGAAGTAGTGGCGTGTCTCCAAGCACTGAAGCTTGGGTTACAGCTTGGGTTGAGGGAGGTGGAGGTTGAAGGTGATTCTCG GAAGGCTAACAAG GCAATAGTAAAAGATAGGAGGTGGACCGAGGAAGtaagaaaggagaggagaagaagaaatgaagaggCTGAAAAAAGTGTTTTGATTTTTGATTAA